A portion of the Streptomyces sp. NBC_01335 genome contains these proteins:
- a CDS encoding cupin domain-containing protein, whose amino-acid sequence MKAFRLDELEAERAANDGAYLQFIRERNMSVGLYALDAGSLDPQSPHGQDEVYLVVSGRASITVGMETTQVGRGSVVYVPAGVAHKFHHITEDLRVMVVFSPPEA is encoded by the coding sequence ATGAAGGCATTCAGGCTCGACGAGCTGGAAGCGGAACGAGCCGCCAACGACGGCGCCTACCTGCAGTTCATCCGCGAGCGGAACATGTCCGTGGGGCTGTACGCGCTGGACGCCGGCTCCCTCGATCCGCAGAGTCCGCACGGCCAGGACGAGGTGTACCTCGTCGTCAGCGGGCGCGCGTCGATCACCGTCGGCATGGAGACGACCCAGGTGGGCCGGGGAAGCGTCGTGTACGTGCCGGCCGGGGTGGCCCACAAGTTCCACCACATCACCGAGGACCTGCGCGTCATGGTGGTCTTCTCCCCGCCGGAGGCCTGA
- a CDS encoding phage holin family protein, giving the protein MKNFVVKTTANAAALAVAIWLLQDITLTGTGTGRKVLTLVLVALLFGLVNFLVKPVVKLLTLPLFILTLGLITLVVNALMLKLTSSLAGAVDLSFHVDGFWTAVLGGLIVSVVSWALHVVLPDED; this is encoded by the coding sequence ATGAAGAATTTCGTAGTCAAGACGACCGCCAACGCGGCCGCTCTGGCGGTGGCCATCTGGCTGCTCCAGGACATCACGCTGACCGGCACGGGCACCGGTCGGAAGGTCCTCACCCTCGTCCTGGTCGCGCTCCTCTTCGGCCTGGTCAACTTCCTCGTCAAGCCGGTGGTCAAGCTCCTCACGCTGCCGCTCTTCATCCTCACCCTGGGTCTGATCACCCTGGTCGTCAACGCCCTCATGCTGAAGCTGACCTCGTCGCTGGCCGGAGCGGTCGACCTGAGTTTCCACGTGGACGGCTTCTGGACGGCCGTGCTGGGCGGCCTGATCGTCTCCGTCGTCTCCTGGGCCCTGCACGTCGTCCTCCCCGACGAGGACTGA